The following proteins are encoded in a genomic region of Candidatus Bathyarchaeota archaeon:
- the mce gene encoding methylmalonyl-CoA epimerase, whose protein sequence is MVIGIDHIGIAVNNLDEAINLYRDILGLKLEGVHAVEAQKVLVASFSTGGETRIELLEPTERESPVAKFIERRGEGIHHIALKVRNIEAVLEELKGKGLKLVDEKPRIGVGGAKIAFIHPKSTRNVLLELCEKP, encoded by the coding sequence TTGGTTATTGGAATAGACCATATAGGAATCGCTGTGAACAACTTAGACGAAGCAATCAATCTCTACCGCGACATCTTAGGCTTGAAGCTTGAAGGCGTTCACGCGGTGGAAGCGCAGAAAGTTCTGGTGGCTTCTTTCTCAACTGGTGGAGAAACCAGAATAGAGCTTTTGGAGCCAACCGAAAGGGAAAGCCCAGTCGCCAAATTCATTGAGAGGCGTGGGGAAGGCATCCACCACATCGCATTAAAAGTCAGAAACATTGAGGCTGTTCTTGAAGAACTCAAGGGGAAGGGCTTGAAGTTGGTAGATGAAAAACCAAGAATCGGCGTTGGCGGAGCAAAAATAGCTTTCATCCATCCGAAGAGCACAAGAAACGTTCTTCTTGAGCTTTGTGAAAAGCCATAG
- a CDS encoding biotin--[acetyl-CoA-carboxylase] ligase — protein sequence MSAKIRLSQLQDGLRTKRLGRSILFSREIDSTNRWAKELALDGTREGTVVIAETQTKGRGRLGREWVSPTGGLWFSLILRPKLRPSEAVKLTFVAGLAVAKVLREMFDLRVETKWPNDVLVNGRKICGILTEMNTTGETVNFVVVGVGVNTNFDVEKAFPEHLRNVATSLENELGRKVRLEELFRGLLERLENIYELFMKEGFNSILEEWKNYAGFLGRQVEVTGPTEKLSGLALDVDHDGALVLRLEDGTIRHVFVGDTSLRAQ from the coding sequence ATGTCAGCAAAGATAAGATTGAGCCAGCTTCAGGATGGCTTACGCACCAAACGTTTAGGAAGAAGCATTCTCTTTTCCCGTGAGATTGACTCGACAAACAGGTGGGCTAAAGAACTAGCCCTGGACGGAACGCGTGAAGGAACGGTTGTGATTGCGGAAACTCAAACGAAGGGGCGGGGAAGACTTGGTAGAGAATGGGTTTCTCCAACCGGCGGATTGTGGTTTTCCCTGATTCTCAGACCTAAGCTTCGTCCCTCAGAAGCCGTTAAACTCACTTTTGTGGCTGGACTGGCTGTAGCTAAGGTTTTGCGTGAGATGTTTGATTTAAGAGTGGAGACTAAGTGGCCCAATGATGTGCTGGTGAATGGACGGAAAATCTGTGGTATACTCACCGAGATGAACACGACAGGCGAAACCGTCAACTTCGTCGTGGTAGGCGTCGGAGTTAACACGAACTTTGATGTGGAAAAGGCTTTCCCAGAGCATCTGAGAAACGTTGCGACCTCGCTTGAGAATGAGCTTGGTCGAAAGGTTCGATTAGAAGAGCTTTTTAGGGGTTTGCTTGAAAGGCTGGAAAATATTTATGAACTTTTCATGAAGGAAGGATTCAATTCAATTCTAGAAGAATGGAAAAACTATGCTGGCTTTCTCGGGCGCCAAGTGGAAGTCACAGGTCCAACCGAAAAATTGAGTGGTTTAGCGTTAGACGTTGACCATGATGGTGCGTTAGTTCTTAGGCTTGAAGATGGAACGATAAGACATGTTTTCGTTGGAGACACTTCTTTACGAGCACAGTAG